The following proteins are co-located in the Vicia villosa cultivar HV-30 ecotype Madison, WI unplaced genomic scaffold, Vvil1.0 ctg.000422F_1_1, whole genome shotgun sequence genome:
- the LOC131628047 gene encoding GEM-like protein 7, with the protein MQTSLLHDLIVGTPIIYDQFQKSDNRYLLDSASHPCQYPSKHQSKCRGSSNQKKRIRKGDSNSETSARLGTNISEIIKRKLSLGARILQVGGEEKVFVKYFSVVEGERLLKVCHCYLSTTSGPLAGLLFISTEKVAFCSERSIKVFNQKGQMCRIHYKVSIPVKKIKCVRQSENVEKPRQKYINIVTVDNFDFWLMGVSKYHKTYKYLEQATSQT; encoded by the exons ATGCAAACCTCACTTCTTCACGACCTAATTGTTGGAACTCCAATCATATATGACCAGTTTCAAAAGTCGGATAACAGATACTTACTTGATTCTGCCTCTCATCCATGTCAATATCCATCTAAACATCAAAGCAAAT GTAGAGGAAGTTCTAACCAAAAAAAGCGCATCAGGAAGGGTGATAGTAATTCTGAAACTTCAGCGAGACTTGGGACAAACATATCTGAAATTATTAAAAGGAAGTTGAGCTTAGGAGCAAGAATTCTTCAAGTGGGTGGAGAGGAGAAAGTGTTCGTGAAGTATTTTAGTGTGGTCGAGGGGGAGAGGCTGCTGAAAGTTTGCCATTGTTATCTGTCGACCACGTCTGGCCCTCTAGCTGGTCTCCTCTTTATCTCCACTGAAAAGGTTGCCTTTTGCAGTGAGAGATCAATAAAAGTCTTTAACCAGAAAGGTCAAATGTGTAGGATCCACTATAAG GTTTCCATTCCAGTGAAGAAGATAAAATGTGTGAGGCaaagtgaaaatgttgagaaGCCAAGACAAAAGTACATAAATATAGTTACAGTTGACAACTTTGATTTCTGGCTTATGGGTGTATCAAAATATCATAAGACTTATAAATATCTCGAACAAGCAACTTCTCAAACTTAG